Proteins from a genomic interval of Rhodothermus marinus:
- a CDS encoding cupin domain-containing protein, producing the protein MAEIHTLPATLRRFQATDEGFRWETVPLKHYKPEGTHFRDITRQVLFGPESGLPAELRYFEVEPGGYSTFERHEHVHAVLILRGRGRAIVGEQLFEVQPFDLIHVPAWTWHQFQAAEDEALGFLCMVAVDRDRPTRPTPEEAEQLRRHPVIGPHVRL; encoded by the coding sequence ATGGCCGAAATTCACACGCTTCCTGCCACGTTGCGGCGCTTTCAGGCGACCGACGAAGGGTTTCGCTGGGAGACGGTGCCGCTGAAGCACTACAAGCCGGAAGGCACGCACTTCCGGGACATCACGCGCCAGGTGCTGTTCGGACCGGAAAGTGGCCTGCCCGCCGAGCTGCGCTACTTCGAAGTGGAGCCGGGCGGCTACTCCACCTTCGAGCGGCACGAGCACGTGCACGCCGTGCTGATCCTGCGCGGACGGGGTCGTGCCATCGTGGGCGAGCAGCTCTTCGAAGTGCAGCCGTTCGATCTGATTCACGTGCCGGCCTGGACCTGGCACCAGTTTCAAGCTGCCGAGGACGAAGCCCTGGGCTTTCTGTGCATGGTGGCGGTGGACCGCGACCGCCCGACGCGTCCCACCCCTGAAGAAGCCGAGCAACTCCGTCGCCACCCGGTCATCGGCCCTCACGTGCGGCTGTAA
- a CDS encoding SPOR domain-containing protein — MNRLVFFGLVLLLAGCAATRGAQEQQGPAPEEAPIDWSAYEDFDPARYPDPPPPPLEVQHDVPEALMEGRAGASATRTVEGYRVQIFLTENKATADSIYAAAVAWWRRMAAQGLLEGIPGAHADPPPVYIVFRAPYYRIRLGNFRTREEAERLRALAARRFEGAFVTSDRVNVGQ; from the coding sequence GTGAACCGCCTTGTCTTTTTCGGGCTGGTGCTTCTGCTGGCGGGATGTGCCGCCACGCGCGGCGCGCAGGAACAGCAGGGGCCGGCGCCGGAAGAAGCCCCGATCGACTGGTCCGCTTACGAAGACTTCGATCCGGCCCGCTATCCGGATCCACCGCCGCCACCGCTCGAAGTGCAGCACGACGTGCCGGAGGCGCTGATGGAAGGACGGGCCGGTGCCTCGGCCACGCGCACCGTAGAGGGCTACCGCGTGCAGATTTTTCTCACCGAAAACAAGGCCACGGCCGACAGCATCTACGCGGCGGCGGTCGCCTGGTGGCGACGGATGGCCGCACAGGGATTGCTGGAAGGGATTCCCGGTGCTCATGCCGACCCGCCGCCGGTCTATATCGTCTTCCGTGCTCCGTACTATCGCATCCGTCTGGGCAACTTTCGGACGCGTGAGGAGGCCGAGCGCTTGCGGGCGCTGGCCGCCCGCCGCTTCGAGGGCGCGTTTGTGACCTCGGATCGGGTGAACGTGGGGCAATAA
- the glgX gene encoding glycogen debranching protein GlgX yields MSHKEQPVSSVPAVWPGRPYPLGATWDGLGVNFALYSQHAEAVELVLFDHPDDPAPSRTIEVTERTGPIWHVYLPGLRPGQLYGYRVYGPYRPEEGHRFNPNKVLLDPYAKAIGRPLRWHDSLFGYKIGDPAGDLSFSEEDSAPYAPLGAVVEGCFEWGDDRPPRIPWEDTIIYETHVKGITKLHPEVPEPLRGTYLGLTCEPVLEHLKRLGVTTIQLLPVHAKVHDRHLVERGLRNYWGYNPLCYFAPEPEYATNGPLSAVREFKMMVRALHAAGFEVIIDVVYNHTGEGGVLGPTLSFRGIDNRAYYKADPNNPRFLVDYTGTGNTLDVGNPYVIQLIMDSLRYWVTEMHVDGFRFDLAAALARELYDVDMLSTFFQVIQQDPVLSQVKLIAEPWDVGPGGYQVGHFPWQWTEWNGRYRDAVRRFWRGDRGLNGEFATRFAGSSDLYERSGRRPFASINFVTAHDGFTLEDLVSYTKKHNEANLEGNRDGMDENYSTNCGVEGPTQDPSVLACREALKRSLISTLFLSQGVPMLLGGDELSRTQHGNNNAYCQDNEISWYNWQLDTRKQQFLEFVRQVIWFRKQHRSFRRRHFLTGLPNGGEAPDAVWWHPEGRPMRHEDWTNPELTAFGLLLHGDAIQGTDEHGRPFRDDTFLILFNNGKEAVPVVVPEVCSCGKPHHWEVVPVFQRNVEPTTCAPGETLSLPPGVLTVLVAVPPFSDGNTEPA; encoded by the coding sequence ATGTCGCATAAAGAACAACCGGTCAGCTCGGTACCGGCCGTCTGGCCCGGCCGACCCTATCCGCTGGGTGCCACCTGGGACGGGCTGGGCGTCAACTTCGCCCTCTACAGCCAGCACGCCGAGGCGGTCGAGCTGGTGCTGTTCGATCACCCGGACGATCCTGCGCCTTCGCGCACGATCGAAGTGACCGAACGGACGGGCCCGATCTGGCATGTTTACCTGCCCGGTCTGCGTCCCGGCCAGCTCTACGGCTATCGCGTCTACGGACCCTACCGGCCGGAGGAAGGCCACCGCTTCAATCCGAACAAGGTGCTGCTCGACCCCTACGCAAAGGCCATCGGGCGACCGCTCCGCTGGCACGACAGCCTTTTCGGTTACAAAATCGGCGATCCGGCCGGGGATCTGTCATTTTCGGAAGAAGACAGCGCACCGTACGCGCCGCTGGGAGCCGTCGTGGAAGGCTGCTTCGAGTGGGGCGACGACCGTCCGCCACGTATCCCCTGGGAAGACACGATCATCTACGAAACGCACGTCAAAGGGATCACGAAGCTGCACCCGGAGGTGCCGGAGCCGCTGCGCGGGACGTATCTGGGGCTGACCTGCGAGCCGGTGCTGGAGCACCTGAAGCGGCTGGGCGTCACCACGATCCAGCTCCTTCCGGTGCACGCGAAAGTGCACGATCGGCACCTGGTCGAGCGCGGCCTGCGCAACTACTGGGGCTACAATCCGCTCTGCTACTTTGCGCCGGAGCCCGAGTACGCCACGAACGGACCGCTCTCGGCCGTGCGCGAGTTCAAGATGATGGTGCGGGCGCTGCACGCCGCCGGCTTCGAGGTGATCATCGATGTGGTCTACAACCACACAGGCGAAGGCGGCGTGCTGGGGCCCACGCTCTCGTTCCGGGGCATCGACAACCGCGCCTACTACAAGGCCGATCCGAACAACCCGCGCTTTCTGGTCGACTACACAGGCACCGGCAACACGCTGGACGTGGGCAACCCCTACGTCATCCAGCTCATTATGGACAGCCTCCGCTACTGGGTTACCGAAATGCACGTCGACGGTTTTCGGTTCGATCTGGCGGCCGCGCTGGCCCGTGAGCTGTACGACGTGGATATGCTCTCGACCTTCTTTCAGGTCATCCAGCAGGATCCGGTGCTCAGCCAGGTGAAGCTCATCGCCGAACCCTGGGACGTCGGGCCGGGGGGTTATCAGGTGGGACATTTTCCCTGGCAGTGGACCGAGTGGAACGGCCGCTATCGCGATGCCGTGCGCCGCTTCTGGCGGGGCGATAGGGGCCTCAACGGCGAGTTTGCCACGCGCTTTGCCGGCTCCAGCGATCTGTACGAACGCAGCGGCCGTCGTCCGTTCGCTTCGATCAACTTCGTCACGGCCCACGACGGCTTCACGCTGGAAGACCTGGTCAGCTATACGAAAAAGCACAACGAAGCGAACCTGGAAGGCAACCGGGACGGCATGGACGAAAACTACAGCACGAATTGCGGGGTGGAGGGACCCACGCAGGATCCGTCCGTGCTGGCCTGCCGGGAAGCGCTCAAGCGCAGCCTGATCAGCACGCTCTTTCTCTCGCAGGGCGTGCCCATGCTGCTGGGCGGCGATGAGCTGTCGCGCACGCAGCACGGCAACAACAACGCCTACTGCCAGGACAACGAAATCAGCTGGTACAACTGGCAACTCGACACGCGCAAGCAGCAGTTTCTGGAGTTCGTGCGCCAGGTGATCTGGTTCCGCAAGCAGCATCGGAGCTTCCGGCGCCGCCATTTTCTGACCGGATTGCCCAACGGCGGCGAGGCCCCCGACGCGGTCTGGTGGCACCCGGAAGGCCGGCCCATGCGCCACGAGGACTGGACCAACCCGGAGCTGACGGCCTTCGGACTGCTGCTGCATGGCGACGCCATTCAGGGCACCGACGAGCACGGGCGGCCCTTCCGAGACGACACGTTTCTGATTCTGTTCAACAACGGAAAGGAAGCCGTGCCGGTCGTGGTGCCGGAGGTGTGCTCCTGTGGCAAACCGCACCACTGGGAGGTGGTCCCGGTGTTTCAACGCAATGTGGAACCCACCACGTGCGCGCCCGGCGAGACGCTGTCGCTGCCGCCCGGCGTGCTGACGGTGCTGGTGGCCGTGCCGCCGTTCTCGGATGGAAACACGGAGCCGGCCTGA